In bacterium HR17, one genomic interval encodes:
- the resA_4 gene encoding Thiol-disulfide oxidoreductase ResA: MRHISAIIASVVVAAFSVTAWAQPPTQQFQPYKGKPVPNFEIQDITGKKHRLSDYRGKVVLLNFWSPH, translated from the coding sequence ATGCGACACATCAGTGCGATAATAGCAAGTGTCGTTGTCGCAGCGTTCTCAGTAACGGCGTGGGCGCAACCGCCGACACAACAGTTCCAGCCTTATAAGGGCAAGCCTGTCCCCAACTTTGAAATTCAGGACATCACAGGTAAAAAACACCGCCTCTCCGATTACCGCGGCAAAGTCGTGCTGTTGAACTTTTGGTCGCCCCACTGA